The genomic interval GATAGCTGTTCCCAGTGGCGCGACAGAAAGTGGTCCCACATCACGTCGAGCGTAATCGGCGCTACGCGGCGCGTTTCCGGGCGAAACCACGCTTTGGCTTCCGTCACTTCCGGCAGCTTATCTGTCAGCACGTCGATGCGACGGTGCATAAAAATCCCGTCGACAACCTCAGGGGAGTAGTCTTCAGCGGGGTTGCCGCGTACGAAATCGGCCAGCAAATTGCCGGACAGGGAGCTGTCAGCGAGGTGAGCGAGATGCAGGTGAGCGAGAAAATTCATGCGTTTTATTTGTCCGGGGGCGGCTAGTTGTTGCAGCAAAAGGGTGTGAGCACTAGACTATGCCGCCTGTTTTTAAGTCACGAGTATACGTCATGCGCGTCGCCGATTTCTCCTTTGAACTACCTGAATCCCTGATTGCTCACTATCCCATGCCTGAGCGCAGCAGCTGTCGCTTACTGTCACTGGATGGGCCAACGGGCGAACTGACGCACGGTACTTTCACCGATTTGCTCGACAAGCTCAACCCTGGCGATCTGCTGGTCTTTAACAATACCCGCGTGATCCCGGCGCGCCTGTTCGGCCGTAAAGCCAGCGGCGGCAAGATTGAAGTGCTGGTCGAACGTATGCTTGATGATAAACGTATTCTGGCACATATTCGCGCTTCTAAGGCGCCGAAGCCGGGCGCTGAACTGCTGCTGGGCGATGATGAGAGCATCAAGGCGACCATGACCGCGCGCCACGACGCGCTGTTTGAGGTGGCGTTCGACGACGAGCGCACGGTGCTCGATATCCTGAACGCCATCGGCCACATGCCGCTGCCGCCTTACATTGAGCGCCCTGATGAAGAGGCCGACCGCGAGCTGTATCAGACCGTTTACAGCCAGAAGCCTGGCGCGGTGGCGGCGCCGACGGCGGGTCTGCACTTTGACGAACCGCTGCTGGAGAAACTGCGTGCGAAGGGCGTGGAGATGGCATTCGTGACGCTGCACGTCGGCGCGGGAACCTTCCAGCCGGTGCGAGTGGACAGCATCGAAGATCACATCATGCACTCTGAGTATGCCGAAGTACCTCAGGATGTCGTTGACGCGGTGCTGGCGGCGAAAGCGCGCGGTAGCCGCGTCGTTGCGGTCGGTACGACGTCTGTGCGCTCACTCGAGAGCGCCGCGCAGGCGGCGAAGCGCAATCTTATCGAGCCGTTCTTTGGCGATACGCAGATCTTTATCTACCCGGGCTATCAGTACAAAGTGATTGACGCGCTGGTGACCAACTTCCATCTGCCTGAATCGACGCTGATTATGCTGGTGTCGGCATTTGCCGGTTATCAGCACACTATGGCGGCGTACAAGTCTGCGGTAGAACAAAAATATCGCTTTTTTAGCTACGGGGACGCGATGTTTATCACGTACAATCCGCTCGCTTTGAATGAGCGTGTCGGGGAATAAGTCCGCGGCACCGTATTACAACGTTGGACTGTTTTTCTGACGTCGGAGAAAAAATGAAATTTGAACTCGATACCACCGACGGTCGCGCGCGTCGCGGTCGCCTGGTGTTTGATCGCGGCGTGGTGGAAACCCCCGCGTTTATGCCTGTGGGCACGTACGGCACCGTAAAGGGGATGACCCCGGAAGAAGTAGAAGCCACTGGCGCACAGATTATCCTCGGCAACACCTTCCACCTGTGGCTGCGTCCGGGTCAGGAGATCATGAAGCTCCACGGCGACCTGCATGATTTCATGCAGTGGAAAGGCCCAATCCTGACCGACTCCGGCGGCTTCCAGGTCTTCAGCCTGGGCGATATCCGCAAGATCACCGAGCAGGGCGTACACTTCCGTAACCCAATCAACGGCGATCCGATTTTCCTCGATCCCGAAAAATCGATGGAGATTCAGTACGATCTCGGCTCTGACATCGTGATGATCTTCGACGAATGTACGCCGTACCCGGCCGACTGGGACTACGCAAAACGCTCCATGGAGATGTCCCTGCGCTGGGCGAAGCGTAGCCGTGACCGTTTTGACTCTCTCCAGAACAAAAATGCGCTGTTCGGCATTATCCAGGGCAGCGTTTACGAAGATTTACGCGATATCTCTGTTAAAGGTCTGGTAGAGATAGGTTTTGATGGCTACGCTGTCGGCGGTTTGGCTGTGGGTGAGCCGAAGGAATACATGCACCGCATTCTGGAGCACGTCTGCCCGCAAATCCCGGCGGATAAACCACGATACCTGATGGGCGTGGGTAAACCAGAAGATCTGGTTGAAGGCGTACGCCGCGGCATTGATATGTTCGACTGCGTCATGCCAACCCGCAACGCGCGTAACGGCCATCTGTTCGTTACCGATGGCGTGGTGAAAATCCGTAACGCGAAGCATAAGAGTGACACCAGCCCGCTCGATCCCGAGTGCGATTGCTATACCTGTCGCAATTATTCTCGCGCGTATCTGCATCATCTCGATCGTTGCAACGAGATTTTGGGCGCGCGTCTCAATACCATTCATAATCTTCGTTATTATCAGCGCTTAATGGCTGGTTTACGTAAGGCTATCGAAGAGGGTAAATTAGAGAGCTTCGTGACCGATTTTTACCAACGTCAGGGGCGGGATGTTCCACCGTTGAACGTTGATTAATTTTAATAATGAGGGAATTTGAATGAGCTTTTTTATTTCTGATGCGGTAGCGGCAACAGGTGCTCCAGCGCAGGGCAGCCCGATGTCTCTGATTCTGATGCTGGTTGTGTTCGGTCTGATCTTCTATTTCATGATCCTGCGTCCACAGCAGAAGCGCACCAAAGAGCACAAAAACCTGATGAACTCCATTGCGAAAGGCGATGAAGTACTGACCAACGGTGGTCTGGTGGGGCGCGTAACCAAAGTGGCTGAAAACGGCTACATTGCGATCGCCCTGAACGACACCACTGAAGTGGTCATCAAACGTGACTTCGTAGCTGCCGTTCTGCCGAAAGGCACCATGAAGGCGCTGTAATCCCAACTTTTCCCAAAGGGAACTGCCGTGTTAAACCGTTATCCTTTGTGGAAGTACATCATGCTGGTCGTCGTGATTCTCGTCGGCCTGCTGTACGCGCTTCCCAACCTGTATGGTGAGGATCCGGCTGTTCAAATCACTGGCGCGCGCGGTGTCGCCGCCAGTGAGCAAACGCTGATCCAGGTCCAGAAAACGTTACAAGAAGAAAAAATTACCGCTAAGTCTGTGGCTCTGGAAGAGGGTGCAATTCTTGCTCGCTTCGACACCACCGACACGCAGCTCCGCGCTCGCGAAGCGCTGATGGGCGTGCTGGGTGACAAATACGTCGTAGCGCTTAACCTTGCCCCTGCAACCCCGCGTTGGCTGGCTGCGATGAAAGCAGA from Enterobacter sp. JBIWA008 carries:
- the queA gene encoding tRNA preQ1(34) S-adenosylmethionine ribosyltransferase-isomerase QueA, with the protein product MRVADFSFELPESLIAHYPMPERSSCRLLSLDGPTGELTHGTFTDLLDKLNPGDLLVFNNTRVIPARLFGRKASGGKIEVLVERMLDDKRILAHIRASKAPKPGAELLLGDDESIKATMTARHDALFEVAFDDERTVLDILNAIGHMPLPPYIERPDEEADRELYQTVYSQKPGAVAAPTAGLHFDEPLLEKLRAKGVEMAFVTLHVGAGTFQPVRVDSIEDHIMHSEYAEVPQDVVDAVLAAKARGSRVVAVGTTSVRSLESAAQAAKRNLIEPFFGDTQIFIYPGYQYKVIDALVTNFHLPESTLIMLVSAFAGYQHTMAAYKSAVEQKYRFFSYGDAMFITYNPLALNERVGE
- the tgt gene encoding tRNA guanosine(34) transglycosylase Tgt; this encodes MKFELDTTDGRARRGRLVFDRGVVETPAFMPVGTYGTVKGMTPEEVEATGAQIILGNTFHLWLRPGQEIMKLHGDLHDFMQWKGPILTDSGGFQVFSLGDIRKITEQGVHFRNPINGDPIFLDPEKSMEIQYDLGSDIVMIFDECTPYPADWDYAKRSMEMSLRWAKRSRDRFDSLQNKNALFGIIQGSVYEDLRDISVKGLVEIGFDGYAVGGLAVGEPKEYMHRILEHVCPQIPADKPRYLMGVGKPEDLVEGVRRGIDMFDCVMPTRNARNGHLFVTDGVVKIRNAKHKSDTSPLDPECDCYTCRNYSRAYLHHLDRCNEILGARLNTIHNLRYYQRLMAGLRKAIEEGKLESFVTDFYQRQGRDVPPLNVD
- the yajC gene encoding preprotein translocase subunit YajC — encoded protein: MSFFISDAVAATGAPAQGSPMSLILMLVVFGLIFYFMILRPQQKRTKEHKNLMNSIAKGDEVLTNGGLVGRVTKVAENGYIAIALNDTTEVVIKRDFVAAVLPKGTMKAL